From Lysobacter auxotrophicus, the proteins below share one genomic window:
- the fusA gene encoding elongation factor G: MSYSTQSIRNVALAGHPGAGKTTLFEALLQAGGALQTAGTIERGNTVSDFDPIEKQRGHSIDAGVASIDHAGMHVNLIDTPGYPDFRGPALSALGAVETVAVVVDAATGVEYGARRMMEYARGRNLCRAIIVNKIDHEGAALDGVLSDLRETFGPECLPLNLPAEGGKRVVDCLLNPQGDSDLGSVADWHQKIIDQIVEINETVMEHYLDVGEEGLSGEELHDAFEQCLREGHLVPVLFCSARTGVGIAELLDVAERWFPNPAEANAPPFEKGPERTRIQATPDPKAHVIADVFKIVNDPFVGKLGVFRVHQGTVKKDTQLFVDDGKKPFKVGHLFKLRGKDHVEIEQAIPGDIAAVAKVEELHFDAVLHDSHDEDQIRLSPLDFPRPMFGLAVEAASKGQEQKLATALHKLSEEDPCFVVEHEAETNETVIRGLSDLHLRINLERLKERYGVEVTSRPPRIAYRETVSGKAEGHHRHKKQTGGAGQFGEVFLRIEPLPRGTGFEFVDEVKGGTIPGQFMPAVEKGVRQVLRSGALAGYPIQDVRVIVYDGKHHPVDSKEVAFVAAGKKAFLDAIGKARPQVLEPIVELEVNAPEQHMGDVSGGLASKRARISGTDSVRGNEIVVKAQVPLSELEGYAAELKSVTAGRGRYSLDFSHYEPVPTNVQQKLVEAYKPRHEED, from the coding sequence ATGTCCTACAGCACACAATCCATCCGCAACGTGGCCCTGGCAGGCCACCCCGGCGCCGGCAAAACAACGCTCTTCGAAGCCCTGCTGCAGGCCGGCGGCGCACTCCAGACGGCAGGCACGATCGAACGCGGCAACACCGTGTCCGACTTCGATCCGATCGAGAAACAACGCGGGCATTCCATCGACGCCGGCGTCGCCAGCATCGACCACGCCGGCATGCACGTGAACCTCATCGACACCCCGGGCTATCCGGATTTCCGCGGGCCCGCGCTCTCGGCGCTGGGCGCGGTGGAAACCGTGGCCGTCGTCGTCGATGCCGCCACCGGCGTGGAATACGGCGCGCGCCGGATGATGGAGTACGCGCGCGGCCGCAACCTGTGCCGGGCCATCATCGTCAACAAGATCGACCATGAAGGCGCCGCGCTCGACGGCGTGCTGTCGGACCTGCGCGAGACCTTCGGCCCGGAATGCCTCCCCCTCAACCTGCCCGCCGAAGGCGGAAAGCGCGTGGTCGATTGCCTGCTCAACCCGCAGGGCGACAGCGACCTGGGGTCCGTGGCCGACTGGCACCAGAAGATCATCGACCAGATCGTCGAGATCAACGAAACGGTGATGGAGCACTACCTCGACGTGGGCGAAGAAGGGCTTTCGGGCGAGGAATTGCACGACGCATTCGAGCAATGCCTGCGCGAAGGCCACCTGGTGCCGGTGCTGTTCTGCTCCGCGCGCACGGGCGTCGGCATCGCCGAACTGCTGGACGTGGCCGAACGCTGGTTCCCCAATCCCGCCGAAGCCAACGCGCCGCCGTTCGAGAAGGGCCCCGAACGCACGCGCATCCAGGCCACGCCCGATCCGAAGGCGCACGTCATCGCCGACGTGTTCAAGATCGTCAACGATCCCTTCGTCGGCAAGCTCGGCGTGTTCCGCGTGCACCAGGGCACGGTGAAGAAGGACACGCAGCTGTTCGTCGACGACGGCAAGAAACCGTTCAAGGTCGGCCATCTGTTCAAGCTGCGCGGCAAGGACCACGTCGAAATCGAACAGGCGATTCCCGGCGACATCGCCGCGGTGGCCAAGGTTGAGGAGCTGCACTTCGACGCGGTGCTGCACGACAGTCACGACGAGGACCAGATCCGTCTCTCGCCGCTGGATTTCCCACGCCCGATGTTCGGCCTCGCGGTGGAAGCGGCGAGCAAGGGACAGGAACAGAAGCTCGCCACGGCGCTGCACAAACTGTCGGAAGAAGATCCATGCTTCGTCGTCGAACACGAGGCCGAAACCAACGAGACGGTGATCCGCGGCCTCTCCGACCTGCACCTGCGCATCAACCTGGAACGATTGAAGGAACGCTACGGCGTGGAAGTGACCTCGCGCCCGCCGCGCATCGCGTATCGCGAAACCGTCAGCGGCAAGGCCGAGGGCCACCACCGCCACAAGAAGCAGACCGGGGGCGCGGGCCAGTTCGGCGAGGTGTTCCTGCGCATCGAACCGCTGCCGCGCGGCACGGGGTTCGAATTCGTCGACGAGGTGAAGGGCGGCACGATCCCGGGCCAGTTCATGCCGGCGGTGGAGAAAGGCGTGCGCCAGGTGCTGCGCAGCGGCGCGCTGGCCGGATACCCGATCCAGGACGTACGCGTGATCGTCTACGACGGCAAGCATCATCCGGTGGACAGCAAGGAAGTCGCGTTCGTCGCCGCGGGCAAGAAGGCCTTCCTCGATGCGATCGGCAAGGCGCGCCCGCAGGTGCTGGAGCCCATCGTCGAGCTGGAAGTCAACGCGCCCGAGCAGCACATGGGCGACGTAAGCGGCGGCCTGGCCAGCAAACGCGCGCGCATCAGCGGCACCGACAGCGTGCGCGGCAACGAGATCGTCGTGAAGGCGCAGGTGCCGCTGTCGGAGCTGGAAGGCTACGCGGCGGAACTCAAGTCCGTCACCGCCGGCCGCGGCCGCTACTCGCTGGACTTCAGCCACTACGAGCCGGTGCCGACGAACGTGCAGCAGAAGCTGGTCGAGGCGTACAAGCCGCGGCACGAGGAGGATTGA